Genomic window (Polyangia bacterium):
TTTCAACGATAGGCTGCGAGCCCGCGCGCTGCCAAGCGCGCGCGACAGAAGTCGGCCGCTGCCGGCGCGCAACAAGGCGTAAAGCCCGATGCCGGTGACCGCCGCCAGCAGCAAACCCACCGCGATCTCGCGCGCCGGCACGCGCCCCAGCCAGCCGGCCGCGCCGGCGGAGGCCAACGCGATGACACCCGCGATCCCGAAGATCACCTGCGTGGAAACGCCGGTAAACAGATCGGCGATCATCGCGGCGGCGGCATCGGCGGCGGGCACCCCCCGCGCGGTCAGCAGCCGCGCCCGGGCGACATCACCGCCCACCTGGGCGACGGGAAACAATCCGTTGATCGACTCGCCGATCCAACGATAGCGCAGCAGCGGCGCGAAATGCCATCGCTCGCCGGCGGGAAGCAACGCCTGCCAGCTGCGCGTGTTCAGCGCCAGGGTCACCATCCGATACGCGCAGATGCTGGCCAAAGGGAGGACACCCAAAAGATCAATGGCCCGCCTCACCATCCGGTCCTCACCACCGTGGCGAGACGGTTATCAATGAACCAACCCACCGCGCGATCGATCGCTGGTTCGACCCGACTTTGCGGCAGGCCCAGCTCTTTGATCGCCTTGCTGGTGTTGAAGAACATTTGCCGTCGGGACATCCGCACGCCTTCCAGGGGAATGCGGGGTTGCCGCTTTCGCCAGCGCGCCACCGGCGCCTCGATGCGCGCCAGGAGCAGCGGCACCCAATGAGGCAGCTTGATCCGCGGGGCGTGACGGCCCACCGTGCGCCCGACCAGGTCGAGGATCTCTTTGAGGCTGAGGTTGCTGTTGCCGAGAATATAGTTATCGCCTGGGCGACCACGCTCGGCGGCCAGCAGGTGGCCGGCCGCCACGTCGCGAACGTCGACCAGGTTGAGGCCGGTGTCGACGTAAGCGGGCATCCGGTCGTTGAGAAAATCGACGATGATCTGACCGGTGGGCGTCGGCTTGCCGTCCCCCTCGCCGACCGGCGTGGTGGGACTGACAATCACCACCGGCAAACCCCGCGCCGCCCACTCTTCCGCTTTCCGTTCGGCGAGAAACTTGCTGCGCTTGTAGTCGCCCACGACGTCGTCCAGATTGGCCCGCGCGGTCTCGTCAACCGGCGAGCCGTCGCGTCCGGGCGCCAGCGTGGCCACCGAGCTGGTGTAGACCACGCGGGTGACGTGAAGATCGAACGCGGCACCAAGAACGTTGTTGGTCCCGTCGACGTTGGTCCGATAGAGGTCGTCAGGTTCCAGCGCGCCGAACCGATAGTCCGCCGCGCAGTGAAACACCACCTCGGCGTCGGCCATCGCCCGCCTCACGGACACCTGATCTCGGACGTCGCCTTCGACGGCCTCGACGCCCAGCGCCCGCAGGGGGCCCGCTCGGTGGCTGTCGCGAACCAGGCAGCGGACATGCGCCCCGCCCTCGGCCAGCAACCGCGCCACGTGAAAGCCCACAAACCCTGTTCCGCCAGTCAAGAACGCGTCCATGGCCAGTCCTCTCACCCAAGCAGGTTCCACGCCGCCATCCGCACCAGATCCCGCGGGCTCTTTCCCAGTCCGCGCACGGCGGAGGCTTCGAACCCAGAGTGCATGGCGC
Coding sequences:
- a CDS encoding flippase-like domain-containing protein; translation: MVRRAIDLLGVLPLASICAYRMVTLALNTRSWQALLPAGERWHFAPLLRYRWIGESINGLFPVAQVGGDVARARLLTARGVPAADAAAAMIADLFTGVSTQVIFGIAGVIALASAGAAGWLGRVPAREIAVGLLLAAVTGIGLYALLRAGSGRLLSRALGSARARSLSLKVAGTLSRFDDAKTALLGRRRALAAAFGWHCLGWFSQVGETWIVLALVGAPVSFTVALAIEALTAAVRGAAFFVPGGVGVQEITVLSLCRLVGVGVEPALALGIAKRARELIIGAPGVMAWLLAERDLRRLLRAPSRGDDAGSSADA
- the hpnA gene encoding hopanoid-associated sugar epimerase; protein product: MDAFLTGGTGFVGFHVARLLAEGGAHVRCLVRDSHRAGPLRALGVEAVEGDVRDQVSVRRAMADAEVVFHCAADYRFGALEPDDLYRTNVDGTNNVLGAAFDLHVTRVVYTSSVATLAPGRDGSPVDETARANLDDVVGDYKRSKFLAERKAEEWAARGLPVVIVSPTTPVGEGDGKPTPTGQIIVDFLNDRMPAYVDTGLNLVDVRDVAAGHLLAAERGRPGDNYILGNSNLSLKEILDLVGRTVGRHAPRIKLPHWVPLLLARIEAPVARWRKRQPRIPLEGVRMSRRQMFFNTSKAIKELGLPQSRVEPAIDRAVGWFIDNRLATVVRTGW